The following proteins are encoded in a genomic region of Takifugu rubripes chromosome 21, fTakRub1.2, whole genome shotgun sequence:
- the ccdc180 gene encoding coiled-coil domain-containing protein 180 isoform X5, with protein MYIINCCFGSFRCHKYLVQIKKSAAKLHKVQLSRPLLAARQHPTAEDNTASRRLCLQSSRLHQSEDVEDVSRLPVAPAADHLSSDTTDRLTEQNSNRHQEALKQFETQLCELRQVYEDRVRSISMEVISSLKQVDLKLNIWRNRMEMMDDVSLQKVHTIWEEVQEQLNQRKMRMKELNVKLSQCETETTEQSCLALSNCCHLLDKINFLPSSSVLRLIHSQATMMNGFILGNRRSVAHLMLLLQEDTLHLESLLRLNWEECVSHWRGTRVQQIIQSFRSVCNSEDHDQLVSDQHLRETDRMLIQHCHDIIASISSLAPPTCSTSSVCDWFNQLTAVNLQMADLYKDFLHQLRSSYKRQWDNRLADLQQCKEALSSLQLSAEQVNAVVSNHLLSLIGQKKSQDEKHLAAVELQCDYTARHTVTLSRSAFAVIRGAALLWEMHNYRLHSTRQDLQQQLEQLREQQQRRIQVNKVCLSDLLTALRQESSEDSLKTTMDQTCSCLQTFTHRCPHSPEYIPGLIYHQGVCVCVCVCVCVCVRACVRACVRACVRACVRVCYSYRKCISEQYQLLDLLPSLHVEEFLSYSNNLRSFFQVNPPIILNQKQLNILLPSWSRATTEEVNAEKIEEPQELIHQNEPCALKTREDWLSEAESSLLELYDTSSQVPVLLSESVTHTCPAFRCPAHDPLQKTRLSFFPMELLEEELSRMRILFLEHLEQHLHDVINCAVTTVTENKEVICLEQQLMLKQMNLEHIQTRIYQPRLAELQHHTHCVDLHCEELRAVVASCQAELQELQSSIRRRNNDFVVMVINMEHALMTKNSSQLLDSFSSTLQERLDTHMKHTQDCQSSCCHMVQLRLEEIGANVTQHLSSFRFFSEGGNFAPQEVKVFQRRLTEEIKMLTVSEENIYREQEEFQLTSFQQVKEVADRLQEKINLLKPEVKLREKVQKMMRTTQLLLKTEVDISNQQYSLISRRLVSLKMMMADSQVCPHQVSSHALAVSNHLRKYCRDMDVSLKSIRGSPKKKQMRNMSSPAALQPVRGAADLLEDPVVGVIRSLNRLCSVQDAVAEREISVTVQSPVHQPRKTPVQQPGGKEVESFSTLCSFFSRVTSVLSTANDEILLVGQDFYRSERSALGDFLLLPDTLDKWAESHQMGLLGYQEHANMFLSKRREELEHLVCSLDELLRSLPSVMISIHEQQQCTKLKEDVDRVRFKLEETLIWSQKEMEQVVQQLGPSLTNEELRRLNEREELRQQQMQGNICDTHLQIQKCVQVRQETFVSSLESLTEKLLELMFIPDEMEDILVHRSPGGSTVTMDSDTTQTCTVSRSDDPAPIVTIATAATNSYSGTHLLVMEPRDTAIKRFQQLIISELSKSDDSKQQYLSELQKWNMDWSHHINTIIHTD; from the exons GTGTATGAAGACCGGGTGAGAAGCATTAGCATGGAGGTGATCTCCTCACTGAAGCAAGTGGACCTCAAATTAAACATTTGGAGGAACAGAATGGAGATGATGGACGATGTCAGCCTGCAG AAGGTTCACACTATatgggaggaggtgcaggagcagTTGAACCAGAGGAAGATGCGGATGAAGGAGCTGAATGTCAAACTGAGCCAATGTGAAACAGAAACAACTGAACAG AGCTGCCTGGCTCTGTCcaactgctgccacctgctggataAAATCAACTTTCTGCCTTCTTCTAGTGTCCTCAGACTGATCCACAGTCAGGCCacg atGATGAATGGGTTCATTCTGGGAAACCGGCGCAGTGTGGCTCATCTGatgcttctcctccaggaggacaCCTTGCACCTGGAGTCTCTCCTCCGTCTGAActgggaggagtgtgtgagccaCTGGAGGGGTACCAGGGTCCAGCAGATTATACAGAGCTTCAG GAGTGTCTGCAACAGTGAAGACCATGATCAGCTGGTCTCAGATCAGCACTTGAGAGAGACTGATAGAATGCTGATACAACACTGCCATGACATCATCGCCTCCATCAG ctctctggccccgcccacctgctccaccagctccgtCTGTGATTGGTTCAACCAGCTGACAGCAGTTAATCTGCAAATGG CAGACCTTTATAAAGACTTCCTCCATCAGCTACGATCATCTTACAAACGTCAGTGGGACAATCGATTAGCTGACCTACAGCAGTGTAAG gaggcgctCTCATCGCTGCAACTGTCAGCAGAGCAGGTAAATGCTGTTGTCTCCAATCATCTTCTCTCTCTGATTGGACAGAAGAAGAGTCAGGATGAGAAGCACCTGGCTGCTGTTGAG ctgcagtgtgATTACACTGCCCGACACACCGTCACTCTGAGCAGGTCTGCCTTTGCTGTAATCAGAGGAGCAGCATTGCTCTGGGAGATGCATAACTATAGGTTACACAGCACACGACAAGACTTGCAGCAACAACTGGAGCAACTCAGAGAGCAACAGCAGCGCCGCATTCAG GTGAACAAGGTGTGTCTCAGTGACCTACTGACTGCACTCCGTCAAGAGAGCAGTGAAGATTCTCTGAAGACCACTATGGACCAAACTTGCTCCTGCCTGCAGACCTTCACCCACAGGTGCCCACACAGCCCAGAATATATCCCTGGACTTATATAtcatcagggtgtgtgtgtgtgtgtgtgtgtgtgtgtgtgtgtgtgcgtgcgtgcgtgcgtgcgtgcgtgcgtgcgtgcgtgcgtgcgtgcgtgcgtgcgtgtgtgttacagCTACAGAAAATGTATCTCTGAACAGTATCAGCTGTTGGATCTCCTACCATCTCTCCATGTGGAAGAGTTCCTCTCCTACAGCAACAATCTCAGATCTTTCTTCCAAGTCAACCCTCCCATCATACTG AATCAGAAACAGCTGAACATACTCCTCCCGTCATGGAGCAGAGCAACCACAGAGG AGGTAAATGCAGAAAAAATTGAGGAACCACAAGAGTTGATCCATCAAAATGAGCCTTGTGCTTTAAAGACACGTGAGGATTGGCTGTCTGAG GCAGAGTCTTCCCTACTGGAGCTCTATGACACCAGCAGTCAAGTCCCAGTCCTATTATCTGAGAGCGTTACTCATACCTGCCCTGCCTTCCGGTGCCCTGCCCATGACCCACTCCAGAAAACACGCCTGAGCTTCTTTCCCATGGAGCTGCTTGAAGAAGAACTCAGCAG GATGAGGATTCTGTTCTTGGAGCATTTGGAACAGCACCTTCATGATGTCATTAATTGTGCTGTCACCACGgtgacagaaaataaagaagtgATATGTTTGGAGCAGCAGCTAATGTTGAAACAGATGAACCTAGAACACATCCAGACCAGAATATACCAACCACGACTGg ctgagctgcagcatcacacacactgtgtggACCTTCACTGTGAGGAGCTCCGTGCTGTGGTGGCCTCATGTCAGGCAGAGCTTCAGGAGCTGCAGTCCTCCATCAGGAGAAGAAACAATGActttgttgtcatggtaatAAATATGGAGCATGCTCTCATGACAAAAAACAGCAGCCAGTT gctgGACAGTTTTAGCTCCACCCTGCAGGAGcgtctggacacacacatgaaacatacTCAGGACTGCCAGAGCAGCTGTTGCCACATGGTCCAGCTGAGACTGGAGGAGATCGGAGCCAACGTTACGCAACACCTCAGCTCCTTTAG GTTTTTTAGTGAAGGAGGAAATTTTGCACCTCAGGAGGTAAAGGTGTTTCAGAGAAGACTTACAGAGGAGATTAAAATGCTGACTGTGTCAGAAGAGAATATctacagagagcaggaggagttCCAGCTCACAAGTTTCCAGCAG GTAAAGGAGGTGGCCGACCGGCTGCAGGAGAAGATCAATCTACTCAAGCCTGAGGTCAAACTCAGGGAAAAGGTCCAGAAAATGATGAGGACAACTCAACTTCTTCTGAAGACCGAG GTAGACATCAGTAACCAGCAATATTCACTAATCAGCAGAAGGCTGGTCAGTTTAAAGATGATGATGGCGGATTCACAG GTGTGCCCCCATCAGGTGTCTTCTCATGCGTTAGCAGTGAGTAACCACTTGAGGAAGTATTGTCGGGACATGGACGTTTCACTG AAAAGCATCAGAGGGTCTCCTAAAAAGAAGCAGATGCGGAACATGTCTTCACCTGCTGCACTGCAACCGGTCAGGGGGGCTGCGGACCTCCTGGAGGACCCGGTTGTGGGTGTCATCAGGTCACTGAACAG ATTGTGTTCAGTCCAAGATGCTGTAGCAGAACGAGAAATATCAGTTACAG TGCAGAGTCCAGTCCATCAACCCAGAAAGACTCCAGTCCAGCAAcctggagggaaagaggtggagTCTTTTAGTACACTATG CTCCTTTTTTTCCAGAGTGACGTCTGTGCTGTCGACAGCAAACGATGAGATCCTGCTGGTTGGTCAG GACTTCTATAGAAGTGAGCGGTCCGCTCTTGGCGACTTCCTCCTGCTCCCAGATACTTTAGACAAGTGGGCTGAAAGCCATCAGATGGGGCTGCTGGGATACCAGGAACACGCCAACATGTTTCTAAGCAAGAGGAGAGAAG AGCTCGAACACCTGGTGTGCAGCCTCGATGAGTTGCTGAGATCTTTACCCTCAGTAATGATTAGTATCCATGAGCAGCAACAGTGCACGAAGCTTAAAGAGGATGTGGACAGAGTCAGATTTAAACTTGAGGAGACCCTTATCTGGAGCCAGAAGGAAATG GAGCAGGTTGTCCAACAGTTGGGGCCATCATTGACAaatgaggagctgaggaggttgaatgagagagaggagctcagacagcagcagatgcaaGGCAACATTtgtgacacacacctgcaaattCAG AAATGTGtccaggtgagacaggagacatTTGTGAGTTCATTGGAGTCTCTgacagagaagctgctggagtTGATGTTCATACCTGACG AAATGGAGGATATCCTAGTGCATCGCTCTCCTGGTGGCAGCACTGTTACCATGGATTCAGACACAACACAAACGTGTACAGTCAGCAG ATCTGATGACCCTGCACCCATTGTCACCATAGCAACTGCAGCAACCAACAGTTATTCAGGAACACACCTGCTTGTGATGGAGCCGAGAGACACAGCTATAAAG aggttTCAGCAGTTGATTATATCAGAATTATCAAAGTCAGATGACAGCAAACAACAATACCTGAGTGAACTGCAGAAGTGGAACATGGACTGGAGTCATCATATCAACACCATAATacacacagactga
- the ccdc180 gene encoding coiled-coil domain-containing protein 180 isoform X7, translating into MYIINCCFGSFRCHKYLVQIKKSAAKLHKVQLSRPLLAARQHPTAEDNTASRRLCLQSSRLHQSEDVEDVSRLPVAPAADHLSSDTTDRLTEQNSNRHQEALKQFETQLCELRQVYEDRVRSISMEVISSLKQVDLKLNIWRNRMEMMDDVSLQKVHTIWEEVQEQLNQRKMRMKELNVKLSQCETETTEQSCLALSNCCHLLDKINFLPSSSVLRLIHSQATMMNGFILGNRRSVAHLMLLLQEDTLHLESLLRLNWEECVSHWRGTRVQQIIQSFRSVCNSEDHDQLVSDQHLRETDRMLIQHCHDIIASISSLAPPTCSTSSVCDWFNQLTAVNLQMADLYKDFLHQLRSSYKRQWDNRLADLQQCKEALSSLQLSAEQVNAVVSNHLLSLIGQKKSQDEKHLAAVELQCDYTARHTVTLSRSAFAVIRGAALLWEMHNYRLHSTRQDLQQQLEQLREQQQRRIQVNKVCLSDLLTALRQESSEDSLKTTMDQTCSCLQTFTHSYRKCISEQYQLLDLLPSLHVEEFLSYSNNLRSFFQVNPPIILNQKQLNILLPSWSRATTEEVNAEKIEEPQELIHQNEPCALKTREDWLSEAESSLLELYDTSSQVPVLLSESVTHTCPAFRCPAHDPLQKTRLSFFPMELLEEELSRMRILFLEHLEQHLHDVINCAVTTVTENKEVICLEQQLMLKQMNLEHIQTRIYQPRLAELQHHTHCVDLHCEELRAVVASCQAELQELQSSIRRRNNDFVVMVINMEHALMTKNSSQLLDSFSSTLQERLDTHMKHTQDCQSSCCHMVQLRLEEIGANVTQHLSSFRFFSEGGNFAPQEVKVFQRRLTEEIKMLTVSEENIYREQEEFQLTSFQQVKEVADRLQEKINLLKPEVKLREKVQKMMRTTQLLLKTEVDISNQQYSLISRRLVSLKMMMADSQVCPHQVSSHALAVSNHLRKYCRDMDVSLKSIRGSPKKKQMRNMSSPAALQPVRGAADLLEDPVVGVIRSLNRLCSVQDAVAEREISVTAVQSPVHQPRKTPVQQPGGKEVESFSTLCSFFSRVTSVLSTANDEILLVGQDFYRSERSALGDFLLLPDTLDKWAESHQMGLLGYQEHANMFLSKRREELEHLVCSLDELLRSLPSVMISIHEQQQCTKLKEDVDRVRFKLEETLIWSQKEMEQVVQQLGPSLTNEELRRLNEREELRQQQMQGNICDTHLQIQKCVQVRQETFVSSLESLTEKLLELMFIPDEMEDILVHRSPGGSTVTMDSDTTQTCTVSRSDDPAPIVTIATAATNSYSGTHLLVMEPRDTAIKRFQQLIISELSKSDDSKQQYLSELQKWNMDWSHHINTIIHTD; encoded by the exons GTGTATGAAGACCGGGTGAGAAGCATTAGCATGGAGGTGATCTCCTCACTGAAGCAAGTGGACCTCAAATTAAACATTTGGAGGAACAGAATGGAGATGATGGACGATGTCAGCCTGCAG AAGGTTCACACTATatgggaggaggtgcaggagcagTTGAACCAGAGGAAGATGCGGATGAAGGAGCTGAATGTCAAACTGAGCCAATGTGAAACAGAAACAACTGAACAG AGCTGCCTGGCTCTGTCcaactgctgccacctgctggataAAATCAACTTTCTGCCTTCTTCTAGTGTCCTCAGACTGATCCACAGTCAGGCCacg atGATGAATGGGTTCATTCTGGGAAACCGGCGCAGTGTGGCTCATCTGatgcttctcctccaggaggacaCCTTGCACCTGGAGTCTCTCCTCCGTCTGAActgggaggagtgtgtgagccaCTGGAGGGGTACCAGGGTCCAGCAGATTATACAGAGCTTCAG GAGTGTCTGCAACAGTGAAGACCATGATCAGCTGGTCTCAGATCAGCACTTGAGAGAGACTGATAGAATGCTGATACAACACTGCCATGACATCATCGCCTCCATCAG ctctctggccccgcccacctgctccaccagctccgtCTGTGATTGGTTCAACCAGCTGACAGCAGTTAATCTGCAAATGG CAGACCTTTATAAAGACTTCCTCCATCAGCTACGATCATCTTACAAACGTCAGTGGGACAATCGATTAGCTGACCTACAGCAGTGTAAG gaggcgctCTCATCGCTGCAACTGTCAGCAGAGCAGGTAAATGCTGTTGTCTCCAATCATCTTCTCTCTCTGATTGGACAGAAGAAGAGTCAGGATGAGAAGCACCTGGCTGCTGTTGAG ctgcagtgtgATTACACTGCCCGACACACCGTCACTCTGAGCAGGTCTGCCTTTGCTGTAATCAGAGGAGCAGCATTGCTCTGGGAGATGCATAACTATAGGTTACACAGCACACGACAAGACTTGCAGCAACAACTGGAGCAACTCAGAGAGCAACAGCAGCGCCGCATTCAG GTGAACAAGGTGTGTCTCAGTGACCTACTGACTGCACTCCGTCAAGAGAGCAGTGAAGATTCTCTGAAGACCACTATGGACCAAACTTGCTCCTGCCTGCAGACCTTCACCCACAG CTACAGAAAATGTATCTCTGAACAGTATCAGCTGTTGGATCTCCTACCATCTCTCCATGTGGAAGAGTTCCTCTCCTACAGCAACAATCTCAGATCTTTCTTCCAAGTCAACCCTCCCATCATACTG AATCAGAAACAGCTGAACATACTCCTCCCGTCATGGAGCAGAGCAACCACAGAGG AGGTAAATGCAGAAAAAATTGAGGAACCACAAGAGTTGATCCATCAAAATGAGCCTTGTGCTTTAAAGACACGTGAGGATTGGCTGTCTGAG GCAGAGTCTTCCCTACTGGAGCTCTATGACACCAGCAGTCAAGTCCCAGTCCTATTATCTGAGAGCGTTACTCATACCTGCCCTGCCTTCCGGTGCCCTGCCCATGACCCACTCCAGAAAACACGCCTGAGCTTCTTTCCCATGGAGCTGCTTGAAGAAGAACTCAGCAG GATGAGGATTCTGTTCTTGGAGCATTTGGAACAGCACCTTCATGATGTCATTAATTGTGCTGTCACCACGgtgacagaaaataaagaagtgATATGTTTGGAGCAGCAGCTAATGTTGAAACAGATGAACCTAGAACACATCCAGACCAGAATATACCAACCACGACTGg ctgagctgcagcatcacacacactgtgtggACCTTCACTGTGAGGAGCTCCGTGCTGTGGTGGCCTCATGTCAGGCAGAGCTTCAGGAGCTGCAGTCCTCCATCAGGAGAAGAAACAATGActttgttgtcatggtaatAAATATGGAGCATGCTCTCATGACAAAAAACAGCAGCCAGTT gctgGACAGTTTTAGCTCCACCCTGCAGGAGcgtctggacacacacatgaaacatacTCAGGACTGCCAGAGCAGCTGTTGCCACATGGTCCAGCTGAGACTGGAGGAGATCGGAGCCAACGTTACGCAACACCTCAGCTCCTTTAG GTTTTTTAGTGAAGGAGGAAATTTTGCACCTCAGGAGGTAAAGGTGTTTCAGAGAAGACTTACAGAGGAGATTAAAATGCTGACTGTGTCAGAAGAGAATATctacagagagcaggaggagttCCAGCTCACAAGTTTCCAGCAG GTAAAGGAGGTGGCCGACCGGCTGCAGGAGAAGATCAATCTACTCAAGCCTGAGGTCAAACTCAGGGAAAAGGTCCAGAAAATGATGAGGACAACTCAACTTCTTCTGAAGACCGAG GTAGACATCAGTAACCAGCAATATTCACTAATCAGCAGAAGGCTGGTCAGTTTAAAGATGATGATGGCGGATTCACAG GTGTGCCCCCATCAGGTGTCTTCTCATGCGTTAGCAGTGAGTAACCACTTGAGGAAGTATTGTCGGGACATGGACGTTTCACTG AAAAGCATCAGAGGGTCTCCTAAAAAGAAGCAGATGCGGAACATGTCTTCACCTGCTGCACTGCAACCGGTCAGGGGGGCTGCGGACCTCCTGGAGGACCCGGTTGTGGGTGTCATCAGGTCACTGAACAG ATTGTGTTCAGTCCAAGATGCTGTAGCAGAACGAGAAATATCAGTTACAG CAGTGCAGAGTCCAGTCCATCAACCCAGAAAGACTCCAGTCCAGCAAcctggagggaaagaggtggagTCTTTTAGTACACTATG CTCCTTTTTTTCCAGAGTGACGTCTGTGCTGTCGACAGCAAACGATGAGATCCTGCTGGTTGGTCAG GACTTCTATAGAAGTGAGCGGTCCGCTCTTGGCGACTTCCTCCTGCTCCCAGATACTTTAGACAAGTGGGCTGAAAGCCATCAGATGGGGCTGCTGGGATACCAGGAACACGCCAACATGTTTCTAAGCAAGAGGAGAGAAG AGCTCGAACACCTGGTGTGCAGCCTCGATGAGTTGCTGAGATCTTTACCCTCAGTAATGATTAGTATCCATGAGCAGCAACAGTGCACGAAGCTTAAAGAGGATGTGGACAGAGTCAGATTTAAACTTGAGGAGACCCTTATCTGGAGCCAGAAGGAAATG GAGCAGGTTGTCCAACAGTTGGGGCCATCATTGACAaatgaggagctgaggaggttgaatgagagagaggagctcagacagcagcagatgcaaGGCAACATTtgtgacacacacctgcaaattCAG AAATGTGtccaggtgagacaggagacatTTGTGAGTTCATTGGAGTCTCTgacagagaagctgctggagtTGATGTTCATACCTGACG AAATGGAGGATATCCTAGTGCATCGCTCTCCTGGTGGCAGCACTGTTACCATGGATTCAGACACAACACAAACGTGTACAGTCAGCAG ATCTGATGACCCTGCACCCATTGTCACCATAGCAACTGCAGCAACCAACAGTTATTCAGGAACACACCTGCTTGTGATGGAGCCGAGAGACACAGCTATAAAG aggttTCAGCAGTTGATTATATCAGAATTATCAAAGTCAGATGACAGCAAACAACAATACCTGAGTGAACTGCAGAAGTGGAACATGGACTGGAGTCATCATATCAACACCATAATacacacagactga